A single genomic interval of Pyrus communis chromosome 7, drPyrComm1.1, whole genome shotgun sequence harbors:
- the LOC137739857 gene encoding uncharacterized protein yields MVYIHSSISVCNSVDQPNTPMADSMSLTDPSAKSRQTNHVQGRRKIPNSPNCSKTLSCDRSRWALMIDIVLFIAVVVAFGYLLLPYVKFVSVKTIEIVKIIMYVLREEVSNAPLVYGCMGLSMCCAALAAWALLACTSRKCGNPNCKGLRKAAEFDIQLETEECVKNSASAVKDGVKKGLFELPRDHHRELEAELKKMAPTNGRAVLLFRARCGCSVGRLEVPGPKKLKRIKK; encoded by the coding sequence ATGGTATATATCCATAGCTCAATCTCGGTCTGCAACTCCGTTGACCAACCAAACACTCCCATGGCGGATTCAATGAGTTTAACCGACCCAAGTGCCAAATCCAGGCAAACCAACCATgttcaaggaagaagaaagatacCCAATTCCCCCAATTGCTCAAAGACTCTGTCTTGCGATCGATCTCGATGGGCTTTGATGATCGATATTGTGCTGTTTATTGCTGTGGTTGTTGCTTTTGGATATTTGCTATTGCCGTATGTGAAATTTGTATCTGTTAAGACAATTGAAATTGTGAAAATAATCATGTATGTGCTGAGGGAGGAGGTTTCGAATGCTCCGTTGGTGTACGGATGTATGGGACTCAGCATGTGCTGTGCGGCATTGGCCGCTTGGGCTCTGCTGGCCTGCACCAGCAGGAAGTGTGGGAATCCCAATTGCAAGGGCCTCCGAAAGGCAGCTGAATTCGACATTCAACTAGAGACGGAGGAGTGCGTGAAGAATTCAGCTTCGGCGGTTAAGGACGGAGTGAAGAAGGGCCTATTCGAATTGCCTCGTGATCACCACCGCGAATTGGAGGCCGAGCTTAAGAAGATGGCACCTACTAATGGGAGAGCAGTGCTCTTGTTTCGGGCTAGGTGCGGGTGTTCTGTTGGTAGATTGGAAGTTCCGGGACCGAAGAAGCTTAAAAGGATCAAGAAGTAG